GAGCAAAGGAGGAGCGCAGGTGAGTATAATGGTGGCAATGCGACCAAGCAATGTGACCCAACACCTTTCCTCAAACTGTTATGTGAATGTGAAACAATATGCCTCTTTCTGCCACAACTTGAAAAGTAACAGATTACTGATTCCAACCTCTTGTTTTATTGTGCAGGTTCTTACTAAAGTCACTGTTGCAGTATCAGTCTGTGTCAGAGGGGGAGTTGCTCACTGCTGGCAGTACCAACTCTCACTCCCCTGTGACCTTCAGCTCTGGGCCAGCAGGAGCATCAGCCCCACCCGGGAGTCATAACCTGTCCTCTGGGGCAGAGGAGGGCCTGTCCAAGAGGCCTAAGAAAGAACGAAAGGAACGAGGGAGGGAAAACGGAAAAGAATGCAGTGGGTGTATCCTACATTTATACCATGCTGCCTGTGGATTAGATTGTATTGTCATTACAGAACAAGACTATGTCTTCTGGTACCTTTTCACATTGTAAAATTAATTTCCCTTAGGTCCTAAGAAGATGTCAAAAAAGCGTAAGCTTGCTGTGGGAGGGTCTCGGAAGCTGGTTCAGCCAATCGCTCTGGACTCCTCAGGACGCCCTGTCTTTCCCATAGTTCTTGGGGGTCTGACTGTGTATAGTCTAGGGGAGGTATGTGTCTCAAATCTCTTTCTTTTATCGCTTTGGTGCAGTTTTCCCAAGTCGCTCCTTGTTATAGCTTGGCGCttgtgagctcaatcaaggtagaaAGCCAGATAATACATTCCTTCTGGACCATAAGCTTTCTGGTGTAGAtatcctggttgagcaagcattGTGATAAGACCCAGAACAGCATTGGATGTGCTTTGGAAGATGCATATCTTGACATCCTGAGTCCACTGGGAGTTTCTGTAAAATCCATTTATATGTCATTTCGTAGCAGGCACTTCTACCCAGTGTGAGAACAGTGACAAACAACATTCACACATCTTAGTGTGTGAACCCACTGGGAAACAAACCCACAACGTGGTGTTGCAAGTGTGGTGTTTTGAAGAACCGAGCCACACAAGACCACAAATATGtaacaatttataaaatgtggaaGGTGTACTGTATTATTGACATGAGACAAAAGTTTGGCAAGTTCCCCACATAGTTGCGAAAATAATGCCTCATATTTCCTGTACAAAAATGTGTAGATGATCTTACATGGTTCCCCTTCTACTATTACTACACCGGACTGATGGCGAGGAGGCTAGTTCTCTAACCAGGTTTCTCAGATTAGTGCTTAGAGAAGAGATTAGGGAAGTGGTGGATGATGCCTCTCCGTGTCCCAGATCATCACAGACAGGATGCTGTTCCATGACCAGTGTGCCATCTACCCAGTGGGATTCTGCAGCACCCGTTTCTTCGCCAGCATGAAGAGTCCTGATCAGCAATGCCTCTACACCTGCCAGATCAAAGACGGGGGTGTTGGCCCACAGGTACACTTGTGTGCTGTCAGACAACTCATCAAATGCGCCCGCGAGGTGCGTTTTCCTTATCAAAGCGTCCGTTTCCCCACCAGTTTGAGATAGTGCCTGAGGAAGACCCTCAGAACGCCATAGTCGCCTCCTCTGCACTCACCTGCCATACCAACCTGCTTAAGGCCATTGCTGCACAAAGGTACGTTCATGTGGTACAGCCTGACTTATAGTCAATGGATGTATTTCACTGGATTATTTTTCTCTTCATCATACATCTGCACCCCCACAGGTCTAAACCAGTGGCCCACATTTTGCCGTCGGGTGCAGACTTCTTTGGCTTCTCTCACCCCACCATCCAGAACCTCATCCAGAGCTGCCCGGGCGCACGCAAGTGCAGCAAGTATGTCTCTCAGACTGACATTAAAggaaatgaatgaaacatttaGCAAAAATCTTTGTACAgattgaaatgtgtttatttccaaaagaaaaaaaggaatatCATGTGTTGGATATTATGTCTGTCTACAGTTATCAGTGGATCCGTTTTGAGGTGTGTCGCCCGGGGGATGGCCAGGTTCCACACAGCTTGTCTGAGGACGATGCCTCTGTCAACTTCGAGGCCTACCAGAGACTCCAGGGCTTTGAGGACAGCATCAAGGTGGAACACAATCTAGTAGGTGAGGCGTGTGAGTCACAGGCTTTACCGACCTGTACCCGCTTACTAAGAGCCGCTTCATCATTGTTGTCAAAATGTGTGTGCTAGTGAGCTAGCAGTGGTAGAAGTTAGAGCTACTCAAGATCTAATTTcaacctgtctttctctcaccagGTCTGACTCCACAAACCCATGGCTCCCCTCACCAGCATCTACTGAACCCATCCACCTTGCAGCCTTCTACGTCCACATCTTACTTTAGTCCCTGATCCACAACTCACTGACCGGTGATCTTGACTTGttgtgaataaaataatgaGCTCTGTGTTTCCAGTTCATTTTTCAATAATAGGTGGGCAAATGCTTGTGGAAAGTACATTAAATggtgcatacattttctctcCAATGTATAATTATGTATACATAATGTATAATTACGTATATATAATTATACATTCCTCCCTGAACATTATTAATGCGACTTATGTTACAGGGTAGCATTTGATACTGACTGACATTCAGCTGTGAAAAACAGTTGGCCGTGCTGCACTCTACAGGTCTCTGTGTAGAGTACCTTCAAGTTGGCACCTATCGCACTTTTTAGATCAGGGAGTTTCACTTACTCCACCATGTCTTGGGAGCAGATTTGCCTAGGAGGGTGAAATAAATCTGATGAATTGACTCAATACAGGGGATGGGGATTACATTTCAATCAGGCTGAATGCTTTAAGTTGGCATTTGACCAAGGTTAGTGTTTGTCACCTACCCTAAGCGCTAACCTTGACTTCCACCCTTTTCCTTAATACTTACCCTAACCATTTTAGAATTACACTGAAATGTTGAGATTTGAGTTGAAATGTAAGCTCTGCCTTCTCCACTGAGTCAGCCAAACACATTAATTTCTGCATTCAAGACATTTAAGTAAAACTCCCTATTCCAAATTGTGGCTCATTCAATCTGGCTCATGGGACATTTTAGTACACTTCTAAAACTTGATAGGTTAATTATAATTACTGCATACTTCCTATTTATAACTGGCATCATTGATCATCAGATAACAAAAGTTAATAACCTGTTTGGTAGTCTTTATTTATatcattcaaaaacatttcccacTCCATTACAAGTAAACTGATTATATAGAACTGTATTCATCTTCAGGGCAATTGTAAACAAGacaggttgttttttttgtagataCTTATTTTTACATTCTGGAatgatttttggccactggttgtaaaagtggcactgtGGAGCCAAAACAGGCCCCTGAAAATGTTCATGTGCTCATATTTgctccatgtcatcaaaaccacccACATTCAAATGTGGAATTTCATAGGGATTCTGCTTCAAGTTTtggcacatataaacaacatattatacCCCAAGCCCAAAATGGGAAATGTaattcataaaaataattaaaggaTTCAAAGAGGCACACCCTTAAAGACCCACTATGTCAGTGATGACTCAAGAGGAGACATTTAATTTCCCCTCTTGGCGCTAGTGCATCTTGTAGACCAGTGACCACCACACCTAATTTCAGTAGTGCATTGCATTCTTAGGAGATCAAGTTCTCTAATTCTCAGTGTCTTGCCAGTGGTTGAGTGAAAGGGGGTGCAGGTAGAACTCCATCAGCACTGTAAACAGGACATGCCTTCAAGTCACATGGCCAGTCCCTCCATGCATAGCGCAGGCCGGCTACATTGTCTCTAGAGCTGCACTTGGTAGTTGACACTAGAACAGAGCTCAGTCCCCACTGCAATATAGGAGCTGGGACCCATGAGGACAAGGAGTCACCGGGAGCCTTAACCATTAGGCAGAAGATCTAGAGAGAAATGGGGAGTTTGgttaagaaatgttttccccCAACAATAATGTTACTCGTGCAATAGCCTACAATGCAATGAGACGAGCTGCTACTGATTTAAAGCATCTACATACTGTGCCGTTATTTAGCCACCACTGTGCTTTAAAATAACAAGGCAGTTAAAGTAGTGTggttttggattttttttttttcacaaactaTAGGTTTGTATATCCCTTTGAGTTTTTTGCAGTTTTACATTAGTGTCCTGTTGTATATACCaagaatatactttttttttttctgtatccTCAGTTTTCTATCAAAACTCACCAACAGTGCCATGGAAAGGtagtcatttaaaaatgtgttcactgCACCCACAATAGAAATGCTGCATCTGAGGTCAGCAACATTTTTCGTATTGAATATAGTGACCAAAAagcttttctctcttttttttacctgaaaTGAGCTACTGAATTTTAAAGACCAGCCAGTAATTCAAGGACATCACTATACTGTAGCTTCTGACCAGGAATCTATTTTCGTCCACTGGAAATGTTATTATTCACCTTGCACTTTCTGCTTAGTCATTTTAGCTAGAGTTTACATTGGTGGAAAGAAGAAAATGAATTCTACACTAAACATCATGGGGGATCATTTTAACCGCACAAGAATGATTGTTATGGGT
The sequence above is a segment of the Esox lucius isolate fEsoLuc1 chromosome 1, fEsoLuc1.pri, whole genome shotgun sequence genome. Coding sequences within it:
- the tbrg1 gene encoding transforming growth factor beta regulator 1 isoform X5, whose amino-acid sequence is MPLSAKSSLEAVMYRETQKGSRRFKRIENRNGVFALLNDDERQQALQSFTPQSFLGSPPQSNFSSSGSAASLPTFPSPTGLSETRLKAKKGPRKNQNEKYRLKYLRLRKAAQAMIFENAALCDEVAHLEDKFVRAKEERRFLLKSLLQYQSVSEGELLTAGSTNSHSPVTFSSGPAGASAPPGSHNLSSGAEEGLSKRPKKERKERGRENGKECSPKKMSKKRKLAVGGSRKLVQPIALDSSGRPVFPIVLGGLTVYSLGEIITDRMLFHDQCAIYPVGFCSTRFFASMKSPDQQCLYTCQIKDGGVGPQFEIVPEEDPQNAIVASSALTCHTNLLKAIAAQRSKPVAHILPSGADFFGFSHPTIQNLIQSCPGARKCSNYQWIRFEVCRPGDGQVPHSLSEDDASVNFEAYQRLQGFEDSIKVEHNLVGLTPQTHGSPHQHLLNPSTLQPSTSTSYFSP
- the tbrg1 gene encoding transforming growth factor beta regulator 1 isoform X3 → MSSPLRVAVRQQGPPLSPMDPLNTLSNFESEMEPDGQGNYSLFPALDNMASLAGATEVLETEPPSDVADKPNLTWLDAAQIVLEEAGRPMHIKEIKQRIVDRGLVQSNAKSSLEAVMYRENDDERQQALQSFTPQSFLGSPPQSNFSSSGSAASLPTFPSPTGLSETRLKAKKGPRKNQNEKYRLKYLRLRKAAQAMIFENAALCDEVAHLEDKFVRAKEERRFLLKSLLQYQSVSEGELLTAGSTNSHSPVTFSSGPAGASAPPGSHNLSSGAEEGLSKRPKKERKERGRENGKECSPKKMSKKRKLAVGGSRKLVQPIALDSSGRPVFPIVLGGLTVYSLGEIITDRMLFHDQCAIYPVGFCSTRFFASMKSPDQQCLYTCQIKDGGVGPQFEIVPEEDPQNAIVASSALTCHTNLLKAIAAQRSKPVAHILPSGADFFGFSHPTIQNLIQSCPGARKCSNYQWIRFEVCRPGDGQVPHSLSEDDASVNFEAYQRLQGFEDSIKVEHNLVGLTPQTHGSPHQHLLNPSTLQPSTSTSYFSP
- the tbrg1 gene encoding transforming growth factor beta regulator 1 isoform X2, whose product is MDPLNTLSNFESEMEPDGQGNYSLFPALDNMASLAGATEVLETEPPSDVADKPNLTWLDAAQIVLEEAGRPMHIKEIKQRIVDRGLVQSNAKSSLEAVMYRETQKGSRRFKRIENRNGVFALLNDDERQQALQSFTPQSFLGSPPQSNFSSSGSAASLPTFPSPTGLSETRLKAKKGPRKNQNEKYRLKYLRLRKAAQAMIFENAALCDEVAHLEDKFVRAKEERRFLLKSLLQYQSVSEGELLTAGSTNSHSPVTFSSGPAGASAPPGSHNLSSGAEEGLSKRPKKERKERGRENGKECSPKKMSKKRKLAVGGSRKLVQPIALDSSGRPVFPIVLGGLTVYSLGEIITDRMLFHDQCAIYPVGFCSTRFFASMKSPDQQCLYTCQIKDGGVGPQFEIVPEEDPQNAIVASSALTCHTNLLKAIAAQRSKPVAHILPSGADFFGFSHPTIQNLIQSCPGARKCSNYQWIRFEVCRPGDGQVPHSLSEDDASVNFEAYQRLQGFEDSIKVEHNLVGLTPQTHGSPHQHLLNPSTLQPSTSTSYFSP
- the tbrg1 gene encoding transforming growth factor beta regulator 1 isoform X1; its protein translation is MSSPLRVAVRQQGPPLSPMDPLNTLSNFESEMEPDGQGNYSLFPALDNMASLAGATEVLETEPPSDVADKPNLTWLDAAQIVLEEAGRPMHIKEIKQRIVDRGLVQSNAKSSLEAVMYRETQKGSRRFKRIENRNGVFALLNDDERQQALQSFTPQSFLGSPPQSNFSSSGSAASLPTFPSPTGLSETRLKAKKGPRKNQNEKYRLKYLRLRKAAQAMIFENAALCDEVAHLEDKFVRAKEERRFLLKSLLQYQSVSEGELLTAGSTNSHSPVTFSSGPAGASAPPGSHNLSSGAEEGLSKRPKKERKERGRENGKECSPKKMSKKRKLAVGGSRKLVQPIALDSSGRPVFPIVLGGLTVYSLGEIITDRMLFHDQCAIYPVGFCSTRFFASMKSPDQQCLYTCQIKDGGVGPQFEIVPEEDPQNAIVASSALTCHTNLLKAIAAQRSKPVAHILPSGADFFGFSHPTIQNLIQSCPGARKCSNYQWIRFEVCRPGDGQVPHSLSEDDASVNFEAYQRLQGFEDSIKVEHNLVGLTPQTHGSPHQHLLNPSTLQPSTSTSYFSP
- the tbrg1 gene encoding transforming growth factor beta regulator 1 isoform X4 encodes the protein MSSPLRVAVRQQGPPLSPMDPLNTLSNFESEMEPDGQGNYSLFPALDNMASLAGATEVLETEPPSDVADKPNLTWLDAAQIVLEEAGRPMHIKEIKQRIVDRGLVQSNAKSSLEAVMYRETQKGSRRFKRIENRNGVFALLNDDERQQALQSFTPQSFLGSPPQSNFSSSGSAASLPTFPSPTGLSETRLKAKKGPRKNQNEKYRLKYLRLRKAAQAMIFENAALCDEVAHLEDKFVRAKEERRFLLKSLLQYQSVSEGELLTAGSTNSHSPVTFSSGPAGASAPPGSHNLSSGAEEGLSKRPKKERKERGRENGKECSPKKMSKKRKLAVGGSRKLVQPIALDSSGRPVFPIVLGGLTVYSLGEIITDRMLFHDQCAIYPVGFCSTRFFASMKSPDQQCLYTCQIKDGGVGPQFEIVPEEDPQNAIVASSALTCHTNLLKAIAAQRSKPVAHILPSGADFFGFSHPTIQNLIQSCPGARKCSNYQWIRFEVCRPGDGQVPHSLSEDDASVNFEAYQRLQGFEDSIKVEHNLV